One stretch of Oryzias latipes chromosome 7, ASM223467v1 DNA includes these proteins:
- the LOC101156656 gene encoding LIM domain and actin-binding protein 1 isoform X1: MASVAPFSRNQWASQSLRVTAKELSIVSTRGKTNAIAERFSKYQMAAEEGSAVRKKTGVEARQSAPSVGNLSVLKKRWEQQPQASSSNPAVSHNSSSPHRKVSPASPLPMSNTAALSQEKEPKSQVYSEINSSQTSERMEMEAKPSRDGEEQEGPAEAEMSDIEKPSIPLNSLKMMFERGQTPDKASREQTSSSSANMDHLLADGSLAESTPLRDRMALYKAAISKQEVANDQLDKQKENVPPCSLDTSLESEPISRRVFTPESNGSGPGTPVPSGQKESKTPKGFRPPARETCVTCQKTVYPLERLVANQHVYHSSCFRCSHCNTKLSLVNYASLHNVVYCKPHFCQLFKAKGNYDEGFGHRPHKELWESKGDGVESSPQSSCASKPRPQSPAPDLESPSVEETPLAKVNILMASMEARSHESSEKADRPPETRRLKISWPPRTEPEDVSPQSTSSAASEISSTGKPIRAKWPPEDESPSPSPEEARGSPCLLQGSSLKERSLAFTQPNSKPSTAPPQEEQLSPEASMELQHGGLSSDSNTPTEDSCGVDVHSSSGEEEHSGEMRSNAADNQHNSEEELDELTEGPAEEEEEEEQMEEEGSGGELHGEMPVNHESPAEPTDISSPEGELEASRSSQDVGFWDSEEVEDKEEAQLTVEELIKRNRCYDEEEDDV; encoded by the exons GGTGTGGAAGCTCGGCAGTCTGCGCCGTCTGTTGGAAACCTGAGTGTACTGAAGAAACGCTGGGAGCAGCAGCCTCAGGCTTCATCCTCAAATCCTGCCGTTTCCCACAACAGTTCATCGCCTCACCGCAAAGTTTCACCCGCCTCGCCCCTCCCCATGTCCAACACCGCAGCTCTGAGCCAGGAGAAAGAGCCTAAAAGCCAGGTTTACTCTGAGATCAACAGCAGCCAAACATCAGAGCGGATGGAGATGGAGGCAAAGCCCAGCAGggatggagaggagcaggagggacCCGCAGAGGCAGAGATGTCCGACATTGAGAAGCCCAGCATTCCCCTCAACAGCCTGAAGATGATGTTTGAGAGAGGACAGACTCCAGACAAG GCCTCCAGAGAGCAGACGAGCAGCAGCTCAGCCAACATGGACCATCTACTAGCAG ACGGGAGTCTTGCAGAGTCCACTCCTCTCCGCGACAGGATGGCCCTCTACAAAGCTGCCatctccaaacaggaagtggct AACGATCAGCTTGATAAGCAGAAGGAGAACGTTCCTCCCTGCTCCCTGGACACG AGTCTAGAGTCTGAGCCAATCAGCAGAAGGGTCTTTACTCCAGAGAGTAACG GTTCTGGTCCTGGCACTCCTGTACCATCAGGTCAAAAAGAGTCAAAGACTCCCAAG GGCTTTCGCCCGCCGGCGAGGGAGACCTGCGTGACCTGTCAGAAGACGGTTTATCCTCTGGAGAGGTTGGTGGCCAACCAGCACGTGTACCACAGCTCGTGCTTCCGCTGCTCGCACTGCAACACCAAACTGAG TTTGGTGAACTACGCCTCCCTGCACAACGTCGTCTACTGCAAGCCGCACTTCTGCCAGCTCTTCAAGGCCAAAGGAAACTATGACGAGGGCTTCGGCCACCGGCCCCACAAAGAGCTGTGGGAGAGCAAAGGCGACGGCGTGGAGAGCTCGCCGCAGTCCAGCTGTGCCAGCAAAcccaggccccagagccccGCCCCAGACCTGGAAAGCCCCAGCGTGGAGGAGACCCCGCTGGCCAAGGTCAACATCCTAATGGCCAGCATGGAGGCCCGGAGCCACGAATCCTCTGAAAAGGCCGACAGACCCCCCGAGACCCGGAGGCTCAAGATCTCCTGGCCCCCCCGAACAGAACCAGAGGACGTGTCCCCCCAGAGCACCTCCTCTGCGGCTTCTGAGATCAGCTCCACTGGAAAGCCCATCCGAGCCAAGTGGCCCCCTGAAGATGAGTCCCCTTCCCCTTCCCCTGAGGAGGCCAGAGGCTCGCCCTGCCTGCTTCAGGGCTCCTCCCTGAAGGAGCGCAGCCTGGCCTTCACACAACCCAACAGCAAGCCCAGCACAGCGCCCCCCCAAGAGGAGCAGCTCAGCCCCGAAGCCTCCATGGAGCTGCAGCACGGCGGCCTGTCGTCCGACAGTAACACCCCCACTGAGGACAGCTGTGGGGTGGACGTACACAGCAGCTCTGGAGAAGAGGAGCACAGCGGAGAGATGAGGAGCAACGCCGCAGACAACCAGCACAACTCTGAGGAGGAGCTGGACGAGCTGACAGAAGGGCcagcagaagaggaggaggaggaggagcagatggAAGAGGAAGGCAGCGGGGGCGAGCTGCATGGAGAGATGCCAGTGAACCACGAGAGTCCAGCAGAGCCGACGGACATCTCCTCTCCAGAGGGGGAGTTGGAGGCCAGCCGCTCCTCCCAGGATGTGGGCTTCTGGGACAGCGAGGAGGTGGAGGATAAAGAGGAGGCGCAGCTGACTGTGGAGGAGTTGATCAAAAGAAACCGATGCTAcgatgaggaggaggacgacGTGTGA
- the LOC101156656 gene encoding LIM domain and actin-binding protein 1 isoform X3 translates to MSNTAALSQEKEPKSQVYSEINSSQTSERMEMEAKPSRDGEEQEGPAEAEMSDIEKPSIPLNSLKMMFERGQTPDKASREQTSSSSANMDHLLADGSLAESTPLRDRMALYKAAISKQEVANDQLDKQKENVPPCSLDTSLESEPISRRVFTPESNGSGPGTPVPSGQKESKTPKGFRPPARETCVTCQKTVYPLERLVANQHVYHSSCFRCSHCNTKLSLVNYASLHNVVYCKPHFCQLFKAKGNYDEGFGHRPHKELWESKGDGVESSPQSSCASKPRPQSPAPDLESPSVEETPLAKVNILMASMEARSHESSEKADRPPETRRLKISWPPRTEPEDVSPQSTSSAASEISSTGKPIRAKWPPEDESPSPSPEEARGSPCLLQGSSLKERSLAFTQPNSKPSTAPPQEEQLSPEASMELQHGGLSSDSNTPTEDSCGVDVHSSSGEEEHSGEMRSNAADNQHNSEEELDELTEGPAEEEEEEEQMEEEGSGGELHGEMPVNHESPAEPTDISSPEGELEASRSSQDVGFWDSEEVEDKEEAQLTVEELIKRNRCYDEEEDDV, encoded by the exons ATGTCCAACACCGCAGCTCTGAGCCAGGAGAAAGAGCCTAAAAGCCAGGTTTACTCTGAGATCAACAGCAGCCAAACATCAGAGCGGATGGAGATGGAGGCAAAGCCCAGCAGggatggagaggagcaggagggacCCGCAGAGGCAGAGATGTCCGACATTGAGAAGCCCAGCATTCCCCTCAACAGCCTGAAGATGATGTTTGAGAGAGGACAGACTCCAGACAAG GCCTCCAGAGAGCAGACGAGCAGCAGCTCAGCCAACATGGACCATCTACTAGCAG ACGGGAGTCTTGCAGAGTCCACTCCTCTCCGCGACAGGATGGCCCTCTACAAAGCTGCCatctccaaacaggaagtggct AACGATCAGCTTGATAAGCAGAAGGAGAACGTTCCTCCCTGCTCCCTGGACACG AGTCTAGAGTCTGAGCCAATCAGCAGAAGGGTCTTTACTCCAGAGAGTAACG GTTCTGGTCCTGGCACTCCTGTACCATCAGGTCAAAAAGAGTCAAAGACTCCCAAG GGCTTTCGCCCGCCGGCGAGGGAGACCTGCGTGACCTGTCAGAAGACGGTTTATCCTCTGGAGAGGTTGGTGGCCAACCAGCACGTGTACCACAGCTCGTGCTTCCGCTGCTCGCACTGCAACACCAAACTGAG TTTGGTGAACTACGCCTCCCTGCACAACGTCGTCTACTGCAAGCCGCACTTCTGCCAGCTCTTCAAGGCCAAAGGAAACTATGACGAGGGCTTCGGCCACCGGCCCCACAAAGAGCTGTGGGAGAGCAAAGGCGACGGCGTGGAGAGCTCGCCGCAGTCCAGCTGTGCCAGCAAAcccaggccccagagccccGCCCCAGACCTGGAAAGCCCCAGCGTGGAGGAGACCCCGCTGGCCAAGGTCAACATCCTAATGGCCAGCATGGAGGCCCGGAGCCACGAATCCTCTGAAAAGGCCGACAGACCCCCCGAGACCCGGAGGCTCAAGATCTCCTGGCCCCCCCGAACAGAACCAGAGGACGTGTCCCCCCAGAGCACCTCCTCTGCGGCTTCTGAGATCAGCTCCACTGGAAAGCCCATCCGAGCCAAGTGGCCCCCTGAAGATGAGTCCCCTTCCCCTTCCCCTGAGGAGGCCAGAGGCTCGCCCTGCCTGCTTCAGGGCTCCTCCCTGAAGGAGCGCAGCCTGGCCTTCACACAACCCAACAGCAAGCCCAGCACAGCGCCCCCCCAAGAGGAGCAGCTCAGCCCCGAAGCCTCCATGGAGCTGCAGCACGGCGGCCTGTCGTCCGACAGTAACACCCCCACTGAGGACAGCTGTGGGGTGGACGTACACAGCAGCTCTGGAGAAGAGGAGCACAGCGGAGAGATGAGGAGCAACGCCGCAGACAACCAGCACAACTCTGAGGAGGAGCTGGACGAGCTGACAGAAGGGCcagcagaagaggaggaggaggaggagcagatggAAGAGGAAGGCAGCGGGGGCGAGCTGCATGGAGAGATGCCAGTGAACCACGAGAGTCCAGCAGAGCCGACGGACATCTCCTCTCCAGAGGGGGAGTTGGAGGCCAGCCGCTCCTCCCAGGATGTGGGCTTCTGGGACAGCGAGGAGGTGGAGGATAAAGAGGAGGCGCAGCTGACTGTGGAGGAGTTGATCAAAAGAAACCGATGCTAcgatgaggaggaggacgacGTGTGA
- the LOC101156656 gene encoding LIM domain and actin-binding protein 1 isoform X2: MQKLRTISMHSSFMPVDVGGLTLDRRYILSLQVQGVEARQSAPSVGNLSVLKKRWEQQPQASSSNPAVSHNSSSPHRKVSPASPLPMSNTAALSQEKEPKSQVYSEINSSQTSERMEMEAKPSRDGEEQEGPAEAEMSDIEKPSIPLNSLKMMFERGQTPDKASREQTSSSSANMDHLLADGSLAESTPLRDRMALYKAAISKQEVANDQLDKQKENVPPCSLDTSLESEPISRRVFTPESNGSGPGTPVPSGQKESKTPKGFRPPARETCVTCQKTVYPLERLVANQHVYHSSCFRCSHCNTKLSLVNYASLHNVVYCKPHFCQLFKAKGNYDEGFGHRPHKELWESKGDGVESSPQSSCASKPRPQSPAPDLESPSVEETPLAKVNILMASMEARSHESSEKADRPPETRRLKISWPPRTEPEDVSPQSTSSAASEISSTGKPIRAKWPPEDESPSPSPEEARGSPCLLQGSSLKERSLAFTQPNSKPSTAPPQEEQLSPEASMELQHGGLSSDSNTPTEDSCGVDVHSSSGEEEHSGEMRSNAADNQHNSEEELDELTEGPAEEEEEEEQMEEEGSGGELHGEMPVNHESPAEPTDISSPEGELEASRSSQDVGFWDSEEVEDKEEAQLTVEELIKRNRCYDEEEDDV, translated from the exons ATGCAGAAGTTGCGCACAATCTCTATGCATTCTTCATTCATGCCTGTTGATGTTGGAGGGCTGACGCTGGACAGACGGTACATCTTGTCTCTTCAGGTCCAG GGTGTGGAAGCTCGGCAGTCTGCGCCGTCTGTTGGAAACCTGAGTGTACTGAAGAAACGCTGGGAGCAGCAGCCTCAGGCTTCATCCTCAAATCCTGCCGTTTCCCACAACAGTTCATCGCCTCACCGCAAAGTTTCACCCGCCTCGCCCCTCCCCATGTCCAACACCGCAGCTCTGAGCCAGGAGAAAGAGCCTAAAAGCCAGGTTTACTCTGAGATCAACAGCAGCCAAACATCAGAGCGGATGGAGATGGAGGCAAAGCCCAGCAGggatggagaggagcaggagggacCCGCAGAGGCAGAGATGTCCGACATTGAGAAGCCCAGCATTCCCCTCAACAGCCTGAAGATGATGTTTGAGAGAGGACAGACTCCAGACAAG GCCTCCAGAGAGCAGACGAGCAGCAGCTCAGCCAACATGGACCATCTACTAGCAG ACGGGAGTCTTGCAGAGTCCACTCCTCTCCGCGACAGGATGGCCCTCTACAAAGCTGCCatctccaaacaggaagtggct AACGATCAGCTTGATAAGCAGAAGGAGAACGTTCCTCCCTGCTCCCTGGACACG AGTCTAGAGTCTGAGCCAATCAGCAGAAGGGTCTTTACTCCAGAGAGTAACG GTTCTGGTCCTGGCACTCCTGTACCATCAGGTCAAAAAGAGTCAAAGACTCCCAAG GGCTTTCGCCCGCCGGCGAGGGAGACCTGCGTGACCTGTCAGAAGACGGTTTATCCTCTGGAGAGGTTGGTGGCCAACCAGCACGTGTACCACAGCTCGTGCTTCCGCTGCTCGCACTGCAACACCAAACTGAG TTTGGTGAACTACGCCTCCCTGCACAACGTCGTCTACTGCAAGCCGCACTTCTGCCAGCTCTTCAAGGCCAAAGGAAACTATGACGAGGGCTTCGGCCACCGGCCCCACAAAGAGCTGTGGGAGAGCAAAGGCGACGGCGTGGAGAGCTCGCCGCAGTCCAGCTGTGCCAGCAAAcccaggccccagagccccGCCCCAGACCTGGAAAGCCCCAGCGTGGAGGAGACCCCGCTGGCCAAGGTCAACATCCTAATGGCCAGCATGGAGGCCCGGAGCCACGAATCCTCTGAAAAGGCCGACAGACCCCCCGAGACCCGGAGGCTCAAGATCTCCTGGCCCCCCCGAACAGAACCAGAGGACGTGTCCCCCCAGAGCACCTCCTCTGCGGCTTCTGAGATCAGCTCCACTGGAAAGCCCATCCGAGCCAAGTGGCCCCCTGAAGATGAGTCCCCTTCCCCTTCCCCTGAGGAGGCCAGAGGCTCGCCCTGCCTGCTTCAGGGCTCCTCCCTGAAGGAGCGCAGCCTGGCCTTCACACAACCCAACAGCAAGCCCAGCACAGCGCCCCCCCAAGAGGAGCAGCTCAGCCCCGAAGCCTCCATGGAGCTGCAGCACGGCGGCCTGTCGTCCGACAGTAACACCCCCACTGAGGACAGCTGTGGGGTGGACGTACACAGCAGCTCTGGAGAAGAGGAGCACAGCGGAGAGATGAGGAGCAACGCCGCAGACAACCAGCACAACTCTGAGGAGGAGCTGGACGAGCTGACAGAAGGGCcagcagaagaggaggaggaggaggagcagatggAAGAGGAAGGCAGCGGGGGCGAGCTGCATGGAGAGATGCCAGTGAACCACGAGAGTCCAGCAGAGCCGACGGACATCTCCTCTCCAGAGGGGGAGTTGGAGGCCAGCCGCTCCTCCCAGGATGTGGGCTTCTGGGACAGCGAGGAGGTGGAGGATAAAGAGGAGGCGCAGCTGACTGTGGAGGAGTTGATCAAAAGAAACCGATGCTAcgatgaggaggaggacgacGTGTGA